Genomic window (Candidatus Schekmanbacteria bacterium RIFCSPLOWO2_02_FULL_38_14):
AAGATGAAAGAGGATAAAGGAACAAACAATCCATTGAATCTTTATACACTTCTAATCCTTTCTGTTGCAACAAGCATAGATGCCCTTGCTGTAGGATTGAGCCTGGCATTTCTAAAAGTCTACATTGTAACACCTGCAGCAATAATTGGTGCTGTTACATTTTTACTTTCCTTTATTGGAGTTTTTGTTGGCAATAGGGTAGGCCATTTCTTTGAGAATAAAATTGAGATACTCGGGGGTCTTATTCTGATTGCTATTGGAGTAAAAATACTGGCTGAGCATTTGTTCTGATATGGTTGAAAAAGATACTATCTGAATGGCAGTTAAGGCTGGATCTCTAAATTTTTACTCTTTATTTCCTCCTCAAAGGCTTTTACATTAAGCCCTTTTACCCTGTAGGCTTTTGCCATATTGTTGTGTGGGGTAGGGTCGTACTTATCAAGTTTTGTAGATGCTTCAAACTCTGCAATAGCCTCATCAATCATTCCCCTGCTAAAATAGGCAACACCCAAGTCATTGTGGGTAATTGAATCATTGGGCATAATTTTCAGTGCCTTCTTGTATTCAGCAATGGCAGTATCATTATCACCTCTTTTGTAATAAATATTCCCGATGTTCTTGTAAGCAAAGGAGTATCTTTTTGGGTTAAGTTCTATGGCTCTTCTGTAATATATTACAGCTTCATCAAAGCTGTTTTTCTGTGTGTCAAGGATGTAGGCAAGATTAAAATTTGCAATAACATTATCAGGAGTAATTTCAATACCTTTTTTGTACTCTTTTACTGCCTCATCATACTTTTTAGCTTGAACAGCTTTTGCAGCATTCCTGAAATGTTCAGCAGCTTTATTCTCTTTTGATTTGATGCAGGCAAAAGAAAAGATAAAAGAGAATAGAAGCAAAGAGATTATTATCAGATAAATCTTTTTCATTTTTTTATCCTAACCTCAAAATAACTCAAATGATTTCTTAATGCAAGAGGGAAAGGGTTAAAATTCTTGACATGAAGATTTTTATCTGTTAACAAAAACGTAAAAAAGGCATTAAGCCTTGTATTTAAAAAGAGAATTTAGGAGCAGATTCAGATGTTTCGCATGATGTGTAAGTCAAAAATCCACCGGGCTACTATTACTGAGGCAAATCTTCATTATGTTGGAAGCATAACTATTGATGAAGAACTTATGGAACTTGCTGATATTCTGCCAAATGAGCAGGTTCATGTTCTTGATGTCAATAATGGCAACAGATTTGAAACCTATGTGTTCAAAGGTGAAAGAAACTCAGGCGTGATATGCATAAACGGTGCAGCAGCAAGGCTTGTGCACAAAGGCGATTTGCTGATAATAATTTCCTATGGCTATTTTACTGATGAAGAGGCGAAAAAATTAAAGCCAAAGATAATACAGGTGGATGGAAAAAACCACCCTGCGGAATCTGCAGAATAAAGAGTCTTTAGAATGAAAATTATCCGGGGGTTTCCTGAAAAGGAAGAGAGGCTTAAAACCCCAATTATAGCTTTAGGAAATTTTGACGGTGTACACCTTGGTCATCAGGAGATATTAAAAAGAGTAGTTGAGAAAGCTAGAAGGAAAGGTGGTACAGGAATTGTCGTTACCTTTGAA
Coding sequences:
- a CDS encoding aspartate 1-decarboxylase, translating into MFRMMCKSKIHRATITEANLHYVGSITIDEELMELADILPNEQVHVLDVNNGNRFETYVFKGERNSGVICINGAAARLVHKGDLLIIISYGYFTDEEAKKLKPKIIQVDGKNHPAESAE